TACAGGCAGGCTACAAGGTCCAAGAATCACAGAGGTAGCCTAGAGATGGAGCTTCTAATATCTCAATTGCCAAACATAGTTTGAATGAGGGGCTTCTATGAAGCCTGAATAGTAAGTTCCTTCAAGATTCTACAGTGACCTggagctaaaaaaagaaaagaagaaggatgAGTGGTATTCTCACCTACACAGTCCCAGAACATTTTACAGGCTTCCATGGTGTTAGTGGGGAATCTGGACTCTAGATTCAGGTTCTTGGTCCAAGAGTACAAGCTTCAGCCTAAGGACTTGCAGAGAGCAAGAAAATGTTATCACTGCTTTCTTTACTACATTATTAACAAAGTGTTTGATGCTTTTCtgtttcacttccctggtggctcagactgtaaagaatctgcttgcaatgcaagagtcgtgggttgggaagatcccctggagagggaaatggctgtCCATTTCAATActgttgcctgaagaattccatggacagaggaccctggtgggttacagtccatggggccacaaagagttggacatgatggagtgacttacactttcacttcaagTACATTCAcacctgttttttaaattaaaaattttttattgaagtatgtagttgatttaaaatgtgttaatttcaggtgtacagcacagtgattaaatgagatatatatatttacatatataaaagatTCTTTTATGAATATATTACATCATATTGTGTATAGTTCCCTGTAGTATACAGTAGGTCCATGctttttacctattttatatatactagcgTGTATATATTAACTCCAACTTCCTTAtttacccctcccccacccctttcctgtttggtaaaaataagtttattttctgtgtctgtgagtctatttctgttttgtaaataagtactTTTGTATCTTTTTCTAATTCCATATACAAGCAATAtcacatatttgtttttctctgtctgacttattttacttggcatgataatctctaggtccattcatgttgctacaaatggcattatttcattctcttttatggttgagtaacattccattgtctatatataccatatcttcattatccatccatctgttgatggacatttaggttgcttccacgtcttggctatttagatagtgctacaatgaacattggggtgcatgtatcttttttaaattttattatttatttattattattactttacaatattgtattgaattttgccacacatcaacctGAATCCCCcgcaggtgtacacgtgttcccaatcctgaactcccctcccacctcccaataaagtaagtaatttttaaaaaattgagaaggaaatggcaacctactccagtattcttgcctggagaatcctcatggatggaggagcctggcgggctgcagtccatggggttgcaaaaagtcggacatgactgagcgactcaacaacaacaacaacaacaacaacaacaacaacaacaacaaacatggaACCATGGAACTGTATATGCAGACTACCTGGATGTGAATCCTAGCTCTTCCACTTGCTGGCTGTGTTGGTCTTGGGCAATTTGTTAATGGATCTgtgtttcagcttcttcatctgcaaaatgggactgATACTGATAACTATTCCCTAGTGTTGAGACTGAGATAAAATGAGTTCATATTTATAAAGCACTTAGGACCTGATACAGTCACGgtgatttctttctccttttttgaaTGTGCTGGGTCACTGttactgcacaggcttttctctagttgcgtcgAGGAGGGGCTGCTCTCCTGTTGCCATGAACATGCTTCCCTTGTTGCGGCACATGGTCTctaaggcacacaggcttcagtagctggggcatgagggctcaggagttgcggctcccaggctctagaggacAGGCTCAATCACTGTGGTACAGGAGCTCAATAGCgccatagcatgtgggatttcCCCAGATCAAGGATGGACTCTGTGCCTCCTGTGTCtcagcattggcaggctgatgctttaccactgagcgaccagggaaacCCTATCATAGTGATTTCTAtccaaatctttttaaaatagacatGGATATTTCCACCCTGACagataatgaaatgaaaaatgaaatgttagtcactcagtcatgtccgactctttgtgatcccatggactgtagcttaccaggctcctctgtccatggaattctccagacaagaatactgaagtgggtggcctcCTTCTTTATTCCCACTGCCCTGGTTTAGCCACAcaataggtggctcagtggtaaagaatctgcttgccaatgcaggagatgcaggttcaatccttgggttgggaagattccctggagaaggaaatggcaacccactccaatattcttgtccaggaaatcccatggacagaggagcctggtgggctacagtccgtggggttacaaaagagttggacacgacttagtgcctaAACAGCAACAGTAAATGGCTTGCTGTTCTCCGTGCCTTACCTGCTGGGTGTTCCTGTTGCAATCCTCTGATTCCCATGGCACCTCCTTCTTTGACCGTCTTCTACTTGTTCTCTATCACTGTTTACCCTCAGCCTACAAACTCCCTAAGAGCAGAAATTGTTATTCTTTCTGTATTGTCAGCATctggaacagtgcctggcgcCAAGAAAATACTCAACAAACATGTTGAATTAATGGATGGTTGGCTGCTGTGTCCTAGTCAGTATGTAGTAGTTTATGGTGGGGGGGAGTTCATTCAGTCCTACCCAAAACTCTGTGTGATATTAAGTacagttattatccccattttacaaataagaaaatgaaggcCTAGAAAGATTAGATAACTTGTCCCCAAAATACCTATTTATATTGATatggctattcttttttttttggctattgtaTTCTAATCAATACTTTATGATGGTATGTAGGAATAGAGGATGGCAGGAAGCCACAACTGATATCCCCATGAAGACATGATATTCAGTTTTCCTATTAAAACAgatgttactttatttttatgtagtttGTTCTCAAattacagtattttttctttagaTAAGTTTTAATCTTCTATGAATGTAAAACTTGTACACAGAGAAAACTGTGTCATTTTCTTACAATAATCCCTTGATCTCTGAGTCCACTGAATGCTCTCCTTTAATCCCATCATATAATATATGCCAGGAGCTTTGGTTAGTGCCTCACTCACACATCATCATTTGAAAAAGTCATTGATGGTCAAGCAAATTTATGAATAGTCTGCATCACTGAAATCCTATTTCTCTGGGGTATTCATGGAAAGCTGTACAGATTAATAGTAGTATTATTAGTGGTAGTAGACGGGGCAACAGCAGCACCTATACTGTAGCAGGCCTACTGTGCTGCCAGCTTTACCTGAACGCTCCCATCGAAGCCCTGTGCAGTAACTTCCGGTGTTtgattttgcagatggggaaactgagactcagaaagtttCACACACTTTCTTGAGGTCACTCAGCTCTGGAATATAAGAAACCAGACTGAAATCCAAATTTGTATTAATATGTTTAGCCTGGTCTTTCATCCCGTGCTGGACTTGGAAGGCTGTCCAAGTTACTCAATCCTCTCTGAGGTTCAGTTTCCTCGTCGGTAAAACTGAGGGAAGTAACACGTCTTTTAGGGGCTAttaggctcagacggtaaagcgtctgcttgcaatgcgggagatcggattcaattcctgggtcgggaagatcccctggagaaggaaatggcaatccactccagcactcctgcctgggaaatcccatggacggaggagcctgataggctacagttcatggggtcgcaaagagtcggacacgactgagcgacttcactttcactcacatgAAGATTAGAAATAATGGATACCCAAGGCCTCAgaggcacatagtaggcatttaaGCTTTGGTGGCGGTGTTTATGCTTCAGTGGGGGTGTGAAAGGAAGATCTGAGATCCCTTTAAAGGCATTGGGGAGCTGGAAAGAAGGGATCTACAGCTTTGCCCGACTTGAGAGCTGGCCCTCTCCTCTCCTGAATACAATGACCCAGTGAAACTCTGAGCGTTAAGCGAGGGGGTAGGGGCCTGAATTTGGCTCCAGCAACCTCTGCAGGGAATAGAGAGAGGCAGGAGCTGAGGAGGGGCGTGGAAATCTCAGCCGTCAGAGGACTGCAGGTGTTAGAGAGTTGGTGTAGGTGGACTCCCAGAGCCTggcggagggaggggaggaggttgGAGCGGCCGGGAGggcgggggagagagggaggcggggCCCTGAGACTGAGAGGCTGTCCTTAGACTGCTCTTCTCGTGCCGGGCAGTTTGCGGCATCTGGAGGAGCTCACTGGAGAATCTCCAACAGCGGAGCGGGCCTTCAACTACCGTAAGTACCTGCAAATGCGCGCACAGTCCAGTGGCTGAAGATTAAATACTGCCCATCAGATCCTAAACAAAACCCCGAAATAATCTCCCTGAAGTAATTAATTGCCGTAAACTTAAAGGCTCCCAGGTCTTTCCTCCCCGCACCGCCTCAgtcctccttttctccttccctccccggATCCCAGCCATGCCTCGCTGAGAATCTCCGGGCACTCAGatatcttcccttttccttctcagtCTTCCCTCAAAACCTCTAGCGGAACACGTACCCGGCACCCCGCCGAGCCCAAACCCTTTGATTCCTGAAACCCTCAAAGCCATGCAGGGGGCGAGCCATTAGACATTTCGGGTCTTTCACCCTCGAAAGCACTGCGGCGCTGCCTAAGGGTGTGTGAAGTGCTTGGGGTGGAgtagaaggggagagagaaaagccTAGACTGCcgaagatgggggtggggggagtgttgGGGTGGGGGCGTAGTGTGAAAGGCCAAAAATGGGCGTGGCCAATTAACCCGAAGCCCGCAACTCCTTCCCTTGTTCCCTGGACGGAAGATTCCTTTTGGCTGGATATAAACGGTAGAGTTTCctcaggaggtggaggagggggtcAGCCATGCTGAGAAGCCCAGCTTCCCTTATTCCACTCAAGCCCCCAGGAAGTGAAACCCCGGTTTAGGGGTCCACCTGGCAGGACTGGACTCTCAGATGGCCTTCCTGGGTGGAATCCCAGTTAAACCTTTCCCTTGGCAGTAAAACCTGAAGTCCCCCCACATCCCCGAATAAACTGGCCCAAAGCCTCAGGGGAACAAAGCAACAGGGTGTCACCAAGACTGGGCCTTGGCCTGGGAGTCTGTAGGAGCTGAGATGGAAATAGCATCTTTAGGGTCCTATGCCAGGTTAATATCCCCTTTGGGAAGAAAAATAGCCAGTCTTAAAGAAATGTTCACTATGTGCCTAGCACTGTTCCGGTATTATCTCAGATTCAACACAACAACAAGGCTAGCTAGATATTAGATAAGAAAAGTTCAAAGAAGGTAATTTGAGCATCCTTCAATACAAAgtaagaaatgcaaaaggaaacTGTTCTTCCTTGGATCTCTGACTGTTCACCTGCTCCCTACAGCCCAGATGTTTGAATCTTCCCCCTTTTTCCTGCTCCTTCATCCCTCCTAGTCCTGGAGCAAATTAGAGGCTTTGATATCAGGATCAGTTTGGTGAAGTAAAAGCACCCCTTTCTGCTCTGGGAGCTGCCTTTATCCCACTCTTTTGAAATAGAATTAAACAGCTAGGGTCAGACACAACCTCAGACCCTAAGTAGAGAGGCAATAGAGGAGAGTCATCCTTAGTTTGTGTGATGAGCATACATCTTTCTTTGGCCAAAGGATACTCTGGGCCCAGGGTGGGTAGGGTAGGAGAGACAGAAAAGCATAAGGGGTCTACTTATGGACATGTAGAGCCTGTGGTCAATAGtgattttcaagaaaataagaaagcctccctGAACTCAAATATTTTTGCCACATTCCCtgaaattcaattattttttttgttttttttgtttgtttgtttgttttgttttgtttttttccttagggGCAGTGAACAAAAATGATTATAAGTTTTGGGGTGCCAATGAATCATGTACATTTTATATCAATTAGTTCAAGTAATTTGATTCTCCAACACCTACTCAAAATGGAGGTTTTGAGCTTTGGACAGGGGATACGAAATAATAATGAAAGTAATACTAAATTTGAAGCATTCTACAGAAAGGAAAGCCTGGATGGGATGAGACAGTAAAAGTGAAGGAGGGTGAGAAAGTGGGTGAGGGCTACCTCTGAAAGTTTAATTACTGGTTTTAGAGCATAGGCATTGGAGTTCAACATGGATCTGAATTTTGGCTCTGATATTTAATATCTCTTGACTTCGGACAAATTACATCTCCTgcataagcctcagtttcctagcCAGCAAAATGAGGATGTAGGACTCTTCCTTTGCTAGGTTGTTGGAGGACTctgacaaaatatatatatatgagtaaagAATCCGAAAAGTTTCTACACCTCCCATCTCCCTCATGGCTTAGGGCTTCTGCTGGCCTGGATTAGGTCACACTCTGGGCCTCTGAGACCCTAGGGACAAACAGACATTTCAATAAATCTGATATGGTAGATATACCAGCAAAGACCTTGAGTGGAAGAAGGGGGAGTGGGGAAAGGGAACAAAGAGGACAAGTAGCTGATAGCCCTGCATGCCTGTGGGGGAGTGGAAAGTAGGTGTTCAGGTGCGATTTAGTGATCCAAACTAAACTTTCAGGAGAAGGAGCAATCCCCTGAGTAAAAGTACTTCTGCTTTTAGATCTTACCACCTTCTGAGGGGCGAAGCCCTTCAAGACTCCGGAGGCTCCATGACCCTCGACAAGCCAGGGGAAGGGGCCACCATGCTGCGGACATTCACTCTCTTACTCTTTTGTGCTGGTGAGTACAAGGAAGGCGTGGCAGGACAAGTGACCCTGTCATAGGCACCCCTATGAGTGGGCCCCTTGGGGAGGGAATGGGGAATACTGAGGTTTGAGGGTGATTGGGACAGCGAGGGGTTCTCCTTTACCATAATCTCTCTTTTCAGGACTGAGTCTGGGTGTGACACCAATGGGTAAGTGAGTCCTGCCACATCAACTACCTTCCTTCCTGAAGGCTGCAAGACACTGAACTGCCTCCATGGCCCCGGACATAACTGCCTTGAGATGCCAAAGGCAGTTTCCAGACTCAGCTTGTTAGGAATCAGGACTGCTCACTTCATGACTTGGTTTCCCACAAAATAGTAAAGACTTTGTCTCTTGCACTTTGTTCCCCAACTCCAACTCACTTGAATTCCTTAAAACAATGTCCTACGGTCCctatcccaccctccccctcccataAAAACACACACCCCGTGCCCAGGAAAGACCAAAGGAGGAatcgggggcaggggtgggggttggggctcATTTAAAGGGGACATTGCAGGGGGCATGTTATGGGAGGGAGAGGGTTGGAACTGCtgacatctttgttttctttgggaatgacagcagtgatgccatctcaaCCAGAGCTATGGATAGAGTCCAACTACCCCCAGGCCCCTTGGGAGAACATCACACTCTGGTGCAAAAGCCCCTCTCAGATTTCAAGCAAGTTCTTGCTGCTGAAGGATAAGACACAGATGACCTGGATCCGCCCTTCCCGAAAGACCTTCCAAGTTTCATTCCCCATCGGTGCCCTTACTCAGGCAAATACAGGTCTTTACAGGTGCTGCTACTGGAAGGAGACAGGCTGGTCAGAGCCCAGTAAAGTTTTAGAGTTGGAGGCACCAGGtaagaagacagagagagataaTCAAGAATTAACTCCAACTCCTGGGACTCAAACTTTCCTTCCCAGAGCAGGGTttgtttaattcattcatttgccTCAATCGCTTGCACACATAATACAGATATTCCAGTTGGTAAATAAGTGTCTCATCTCTATAGGTAATGCAGAGTGAGGCTGCAGACTCTGGAATGGATCTAGAGGGCAAGCTCCTCAACCTAGGGGATACTCTAGATGGGGAAAGAGGGGTGACAAATAAGGATCATACCCAAAAGACTCATTTAAGTAGAGCTCTCTGCTGCTCCCTGAGCCGCGCTACCCTTGCTCTACCTGAATTCCAGTTCATTCTCTCCTTCCAGGCCAGCTGCCCAAGCCCATCTTCTGGATCCAGACTGAGACCTCCCCTCTTCCTGGATGTAATGTTAACATACTCTGCCATGGCTGGCTGCAGGATTTGGTATTCATGCTGTTCAAAGAGGGATATGCGGAACCCGTGGATTACCAAGTCCCAACTGGGAGAGTGGCCATATTCTCCATTGCCAACATGACACCTGAGAGTGAAGGGGTTTACATCTGCCGCACTCATATCCAGATGCTCCCTACCCTGTGGTCAGAGCCCAGCAACCCCCTGAAGCTGATTGTAGCAGGTGGGTGTGGCTATGGCTGCTGGGGTCTGATGATCATTGTCCCCGGGATCATGGTTGGGTGAGCCAGGGTTTCTGATATGACTTTCCTTGCCCAGTTCTCTGCAAGGCCCATGAGCTAGAGTCATTTGATATTTTACTGAGATGCAAATGAGAACCACACATGCTAGGAGGCAGCTGTCTGGGAGCCAGTCACTTGGCTAGTGAGTGAGTCCAGCCAAATGTCCAGCAGCTTCAGCTCATCACAGCTTTGTTGTTCTCTATTTGTTGAAAAtcatgtgttcattcattcatttggctaatgtttattgagcacttaatatgtgccaggcactgccacTGCAGTCatgtaaactgatttttttttatttaaatgtatttttattctatttgtgatttttatttttaagtgtggAAAACAGAGTGAATTGCTTGTGCTGGcgataaatagaaaaaatgacaAGGAAAGTGATAGTTCATATTTCAGAAATGGTTTTATAAATGAATTTAGTCTTATATATACAGATCCAGTAAGGCAGTACCAAGCTTTAAACATAGTAGAAGGTTCTTCCAAACCCCTAATGTTAgacccacaccccacccccaactcctccACCCCATAGCCCAGATGCTTCTAGACAGAATTGGCCACACTTGCTTTAGCTCCCTTCATCAAGTTAAATAGGCTTGGGGAAAGCTGTGGTGCTACAGAAAATATCCTGGACTTAGAAGTTGTAATCCTAGTTTCTAGTTCCACCTCTGACACCACCTCCCTGTGTGATATTGAGCAAGTTACTTCAACTCTGTGTTTCGGTTCCCCCACTCTAAAACGGGATAACAGTATCTACCTGATCCACTGTATgatgcctctctgtgcctcagttttctcatttgcaaaactgGTATAATCGtaatacctacctcacagggttgttgtgaggatttgcCTAATATgtgtacagtgcctggcatataagttctcaataaatggtagatattaattttattagtaTAGCTTTTTATTGAGGATCAAAGAACAAAAGCCTGTCTGTTTGAACTGCGTGTTATGGATGCTTGTTGTACGAATGTCTTTCTGGTATACATGTCACTAACACACACGTCTGCAGTTACCTGTTCGCAGGTGTCCCCCACTAGGCCCTGAGCACTTGGCGAACAGGGTCTGTGTCTGTCTCCTTTACTTGTTTCCCCCTAGACCATGATGCCTGATGTATCCTCAATGCTTACTGAACCTATGATAGAGCTGATCCTTCCAATAATGGGTGGGTGGGCCTACCTGGGATTGGGGTGGGTAAGAAGGAGTGCTTTGGGAGTGAGGTTTACCTTCTGTTTTGCAGTTTAATCTCTTTGGAGAAACAATATGTGAAAATGAGGGTGTGGTCCCATTAACAAATGTTTCTTTGATTTGCAGACTTACTGGCCAATCCTGACTTGTTGGCCTCTTTCAGTCTCCTCTGGGAAGTAGGGTTTTCTGTGAACTGAATGTGTTCAAAAGCCATCCTTAATACTGCAGTAACATTCATGCTTTATGAAGAAGGAATCAAAGTAATTTTCAGAAGTTTGGTTTCTTGGGTGATTGCAAGAACCACATTTGGCGTTTCAGAGACCTAAAGATACAGGGAATTACAAATGTAGATACTCCACTGAGACATACCCCTATACATAGTTAGAGCTCAGTGCAGTGATAGAGTCTGGTGAGAGGGAAGGAATGGAAGTGAACTTCCCCTTGGTTACCTTCTAGAAGAGGCAGAGATTCAGGGAAGAGTGAGGGAACAGAGGGTATACTTCAGCTACCACTTGCTATctaaagaaagtaggaaaataaaaccagaatATGATGAGGAAGAATCACCCTACTTCTAACTCAGGGTCTCTTCACTTTCTAGGACTCTATCCCAAACCAACTCTGACAGCCTACCCTGGGCCCATCATGGCACCGGGAGAAAGCCTTAATCTCAGGTGCCAAGGGCCAATCTATGGAATGACCTTTGCTTTAATAAGGCTTGAAGACTTGGAGAAGTCCTTTTACCTCAAGAGGCCAATAAAAAATGAGGCATATTTCTTCTTCCGGGCATTGAAAATCCACGATGCTGGCCATTACCTCTGTTTTTACTATGATGGATCATACAGGGGTTCACTCCTCAGTGATATCCTGAAAATCTGGGTAACTGGTAAGAGAGGGGGCTGCTGTGGGACCTCTGTTAGGGGGTAAGGGTGTTCGGCTCTCTTTGGGCGCACTGGAGAACTTCATCATGCAGCCAGGGTTAATGGTGGGGGAAGGAGCAGAATTTGTATAACTGGGCTTAGGCTGGGATTTGCCAagggtggactggaagaaaaggaaaagaacctTAACTAGTGGGAGGGGTAAGTCAGACTTATTAGCCTTTGATATTTTGGGTCTCATCCTAGACACTTTCCCCAAGACCTGGCTACTTGCTCAGCCCAGTCCTGTGGTCCAAATGGGTCAGAATGTGAGTCTGTGGTGTCGAGGGCCAGTGGATGGAGTGGGGCTTGCACTTTATAAGAAAGGAGAAGACAAACCACTTCAACTCTTGGATACCACCAGTATCTATGATGACACATCATTCTTCCTCAACAATGTGACTTCTAGTGATGCTGGCATCTATAGCTGCCACTATCTCCTCTCCTGGAAGACCTCCATCAGAATGACATCACACAATACCGTGGAGCTTGTGGTTGTAGGCAAGTGCTAAcaactattctttatttttatcttcattccAGTGTTATTACAAGGAGCTAGTGTTGCTATACCCTTTTGGATTTATGAGCCAAAGCAAACCAGACTAGGAGGGTGGTTTTCTCCAAAACTTAGGGAACTTCTCTCCCAGTATTTTTACTCAAACCTTACCTCTAGACATGGACAAGCCCTGATGGGACTCCTAGAAAACTTACTTTACTTAAGACCCAGGGAAACCTACAGGTATTGTTAAGTTTCTGATTGAAGGTAGGAGCCTAGGAGTCTTTAGAGGATCAAGTAATGGGCCAAGGAATTCTGATGCACAGTCAAATTCTGAAGCCACTTGAGCTagtagagcagaaaaaaaaaaaaaagagaagaccaaATAAGGAGATGAGAAACGTTTGTTGAGAGGAGGCAATGAGGTCAAAGTCACTTGTTCTAACTCTGGTCTCTGGATTGGTTGCAGATAAGCCCCCCAAACCCTCCCTGTCAGCCTGGCCCAGCACCGTGTTCAAGCTAGGAAAGGCCATCACCCTTCAGTGCCGAGTACCTCATCCAGTTCTTGAGTTTTGTCTGGAATGGGAAGAAAGAGCAACATCCCCAAAATTCTCAGTGGATGGAGACTTCATCATCAGTAATGTTGAAGGGAAAGGCGCAGGGACCTACAGCTGCAGCTATCGCATAGAGGCACACCCTAACATCTGGTCACATCGCAGTGAGCCTCTGAAACTGATGGGGCCAGCAGGTGAGAGGAAAACTCTTCACAGAGGTGCCCCCACCATGCCTTTGGCCATGATACCCCTGGGATCCCAAAGCAATGCCCAGCAGGATATGGAAGTGGTAGTCGGGGGCTGGTTTGGGCATCTTTCTCCTGGGGTGGTTCTCACGATCGCTCAAAGGCAGTGAGCAGGATGCTTCCAAGGGTCCCTTTCTTCATGTAAAGGAAGGTCACTTTTGCTTCAACTTCCCTTTGCCTGCAGGAACCAGATTCCCCTCCCCCCATGACTGTGTCCGTCTGTCCCTGTCCCCATCAAGCTCCATGTTTCTGATCTTCTCTGGTCACAGGCTTTCTCACCTGGAATCACGTTCTGAATGAAACTATCAGGTTGTTTCTAGTCATTCAGCTTGTTGCCTTGCTGTTTGTAGTGCTGTGGATAAGGTGGAAGTGTCGGAGACTCAGAATCAGGTAACTGTCTTATCCCAATCCCCTGCTCCTAAATCTAGCTGAGTTCAGGCTCCCCAGAGGTTCAGGAATGGGGTGTGCTGCAGTTGAGACAAGCCCCACGGGCACACCCTTTGTATCCTCCACCTTCAGGGATGAAGATACAAGGCTTTCTCATTCCAgccatttctctttcatttcatgGAGGGGTCAGCACCCCTACCAGAAGGTAGAGAAATTAATATTTCTCAGAGGCTGGAAGAAGTCCTCAGAACCTCCTTCACTGATCCCCCCCAGGAGGGTGCCCAAATCTCCCTCCCAAGCCACCTTGCCTCTCACAGATTATCAACGTCTTCCACATTAACTTCatctgaacatttttttaaagaatcaacaCTGTCCTGTCTCCCAGGATATTATCCAACTCCCATCCCAACTATTCAGCCTTACCTCAGCTCTTAAGGGCTAGCAAGCCTTGTAGTCCACCCTCACTGCTATGGAAGCCAGTGTCTCTGCCACTCTGGCCCCCAACCACTGTGCAGAGCCTTCTGAGAATAGAGCCTTAGCCTGGGTGTGCAGCTGATGAGAGAATGGATTGGGTCAGGGAATCAGACTGCTTCCCCTGATCCATAAAGTGTCTCAAGTCAAACAGGTTCTCCTGctgtttacttttattattttgtgtctcctgggtcatccccttctctcccttaTCCCTGTATCCTAGTGCTCAGGCTATTCTGCCCCCAAATGAGAAATGACAGCTCCTAGCTCGGTGGGGGCTTCTGCTCCTGAATGCCACTTTTCCCCACTCTCTGATCCTGGCTgtacccctcccccaccatgaGCAGAGGCCTTTGTGTGCCTGGGAGTATTCAATACACAATGGATGATGACTAtgattgtgtgtgtctgtgttctcCTCTGAGATCTGAGGGACAGAGTGCTTGGGTAATGGGAAGGGAGCCACCTAAACCTTCTGCAAAACCACTACCCCTTTTGAGCTTTCAAAACGTTTCAGTGGGGGTCAGGTTCACAGAATCTGTTCTGAGTTCCACATACACTGGTAGCCTTCAAGCCAGGGGTTAGAAAAAAATGTAGCTTCAAGTGCCCCCCCACCTCAGCCCAGGACCACTGCATCAAAGAATGAGTTCAGAAACcagatattggagaaggcagtttGAAAAGCATGTTGtcctgaccaggaaggaaggTCAGTGTTTTCTAAGTCAAAATTGTCAGGTAGACATTGACCTAATAGAAGCTAAATCTATAGGATCTGAATCTATAGGACCTGAAGCTGCAGCACATATCTAGTCATGATCTGGGTGAGGGTAGAGAGATCCCACTGCTGCTGCCTAAGCAACCCTTCCACAACAAAGG
The genomic region above belongs to Ovis canadensis isolate MfBH-ARS-UI-01 breed Bighorn chromosome X, ARS-UI_OviCan_v2, whole genome shotgun sequence and contains:
- the IGSF1 gene encoding immunoglobulin superfamily member 1 isoform X3, with amino-acid sequence MTLDKPGEGATMLRTFTLLLFCAGLSLGVTPMAVMPSQPELWIESNYPQAPWENITLWCKSPSQISSKFLLLKDKTQMTWIRPSRKTFQVSFPIGALTQANTGLYRCCYWKETGWSEPSKVLELEAPGQLPKPIFWIQTETSPLPGCNVNILCHGWLQDLVFMLFKEGYAEPVDYQVPTGRVAIFSIANMTPESEGVYICRTHIQMLPTLWSEPSNPLKLIVAGGCGYGCWGLMIIVPGIMVG